From the Parafrankia discariae genome, the window ACCGCGGCTGGGATGACGATGTCCTCGACGACGGACCCGCGGCGAGTGACGCCAGTGCCACGGCGGGTCCGCTCGTTGAGGGCCTGTCCGCGGTGCCTGTCGGCCGGCGTGAGGACGGATCCCCGTGGACCCTGCCTGTCCGCGGGACGCATGTCCTCGTCGCGGGGGCGACCGGCGCGGGCAAGGGGTCGGTGCTGTGGTCGATCATCCGCGGTCTCGGCCCGGCGATCCGTGCCGGCCTGGCGGAGCTGTGGGTCTGCGACCCCAAGGGAGGCATGGAACTCGCGTTCGGGGAACCGCTGTTCACCCGGTTCGCCACCACCACCGGCGAGATCGCGGATCTCCTCGACGACGCCGTCTCGGTCATGCAACAGCGCACGGCACGGCTGCGGGGCCGGACCCGGCTGCACACGCCCACGACCGGTGAGCCGCTGATCGTCCTGATCGTCGACGAAATCGCCTCCCTGACGGCGTACGTCACCGACCGGGACGTCAAGAAGCGGATCGGGGCGGCGCTGCCACTGCTGCTCTCCCAAGGACGTGCGCCCGGCGTCGTAGTCCTGGCGGCGGTCCAGGACCCGCGCAAGGAAGTGCTTCCCTTCCGGGACCTGTTCCCGGTCCGGGTCGCGCTGCGCATGACCGAACCCGAACAGGCTGACCTTGTCCTCGGCTCCGGTGCCCGGGACCGCGGCGCGCGGGCGGAAGAGATCCCGGTCTCGCTGCCCGGCGTCGGCTACGTGCTCGCTGAGGGACAGCCCGAACCGGTCCGGGTCCGCGCGTCGTTCATCGACGACACGGAGATCAGCCGCACCGTGCTGGCCTACCGGCCAACCCCGGCCCTTGCCGGTTGGACACCGGACCTGAGCCCCTACCTCGACGACACGCCCGACCGTCCGGACGGCGGCGGTGCCGGTGGCTGGGTTCCGGACCTCGACCCATACCGGGACGGCACGGACAGCGGCCCGGCGGGATGGACGCCGGATCTCCGACCGTTCCAAGAGCCCGGCGGCCCGGCCGCGAACGGGTCTGCCGGCTGGGGGGAGGTTGCTTGACTGACCCCACCACCCTCCCGTCCGACGCGGCTCCTTCCCCTGGCCGTGACGACCGTGACGATCGACCGGCGCGGCCCGGATCCCGGGAAGCACGAATGCGCATGCCTCTGGCCCGACAGGTCGTCGAAGCCGTCGCTGTGGAGAACGGCGTGTGCGTCCGGCCGATGGCGATGCGCCGCACCAACCTAGACACCGGCGAAACCGAGATCATCCCTGTGCCCTGCGGGGCCACCCTGGCGAGCAAATGCCCCTCATGCGCGGAACGGGCCCGGCGGCTGCGGATGGCGCAGTGCACGGCAGGCTGGCACCTCGACGACGAACCCGTTCCCGACCCGGACCCCCCGACGGACGACGCGAAGGTTCTTGCCGGGTTCCGTGCGGATCTCGAAGTCGCCCGGCGGGACGCTGAACGCGACGGCGACCCGGCGGGCGTGGCGGAGATCGACGAACTTATCGGCCAGGTGGACGACGAACTCAACGCGCTGGGCGTGCGCGGCAAGGCCGCTCCGGACAACCGGGATCGTCCTCGTCGGGCACGCTCGACCCGGCGGCGGCAGGATGCCCCCGACCTGCCCCGGCTCCCGGTGGACAAGCGGACGATCGGCCGAACCTACGAAGCTCCGGACGGCACGGCCTGGCGGCCGTCGATGTTCCTGACGCTGACCTGCGACAGCTACGGGCGGGTGCGTAGCGACAGCACGCCGGTGGATCCGGGCTCGTACGACTACCGGCGGGCGGCCCGCGACGCCATCCACTTCCCGAAGCTCATCGACCGGTTCTGGCAGAACCTGCGCCGGTGTGTCGGCTGGGACGTCCAGTACTTCGCCGCACTCGAACCGCAACGGCGGCTCGCTCCGCACCTACACGCGGCGGTCCGGGGCACGATCCCACGGGTGGTGCTCCGCCAGGTGGCGGCGGCAACATACCAGCAGATCTGGTGGCCATCGTGCGACCGGCCGGTCTACCCGGACACGGCGCTCCCGGTCTGGGACACGGACAGCGGGGCCTACCTCGACCCGGACACCGGGGAGGCCCTGCCCACCTGGGATCAGGCGTTGGACGCCATCGGCGAGGATGACGAACCCGTGCACGTGGTCCGCTTCGGCCCGCAACTCCGGGCGGACGGCGTCACCGCGAATTCGGCGCACACCGGCCGGATGATCGGCTACCTGTGCAAGTACCTGACCAAGAGCCTCGACACCTGCCACGACACCGACAGCGACGCGCACCGGCGGCACGTCGAACGGCTCGCGGACGCGCTGCGGCACGAACCGTGCTCGCCTACGTGCTCGAACTGGCTGCGCTACGGCGTCCAGCCGCGCAACCCGAAACCCGGACTCGTCCCGGGCCGGTGCCGCGGAAAGGCACACCGACGGGAGACCCTCGGCTTCGGCGGCCGGCGTGTCCTCGTCAGTCGGAAGTGGTCCGGCAAGACACTGGCCGATCACCGGGCCGACCGGATCGCCTGGGTCCGCGAACAACTCGAAGCCCTCGGCGACACCGGCAACGGCCCGGCGGCCGGCGCTGGGCCAGGATCCGATCCGGCCCGGACGGTCTGCACCCTGCTACGGCCCGGCGACCCGGCCGCACCTCGACGCGAACATCTGCTCCTTCAAGCCGTCGCGCAACGCCGCGCCTGGCGCGCACAGCTCGACGCGGCCCGCGCCGCGACACCCGGCGAACTTCCGGCAACCGGCCCACCGGCCCCGGCCGCTGCCGCTGCCTGATCCTTCGTCATACCTGCGGCGCTGGGAGGTCCGGCCGGTGTTCGGCAATCCAGGCTTCGACGTCGGCGGTCTGCCAGATGTGGCCGGCGGCAAGGGTGGCGTGCGGTTTCGGGAAGGTCGGGTCCTCCTTCAGGAGCTGGTTCACCCGGGTACGGCCTACCCCTAGCCGCTGCGCGATCTCCGCCGCTCCCATGAGCGGTTGCGTCATGAACGCAGACTACTGGACGACCGTCCAGACACCAGGTACCGTTGGCGGCGCTGGACGATCGTCCAGTCGCTCATAAGCGGTCCCGGCGGGTGCGTCAACACCCAGCCGGGACCTTGATCCCAATCCTGAGTACACAGGAGTTGAGACCCAT encodes:
- a CDS encoding FtsK/SpoIIIE domain-containing protein, with product MSRINGDRGLPRIPSRPDRMRVPLWMLFVAVVGKGLVLGVRWCWRHRVAVPLGLALAMFTHRFGLLGLVALLVAVALVAVVWRRVHPRSFGWLARWVRARVRLAFVYRRRWRPAMVHTDLAIRMPASNGDQVTFDEYFPRIRSIRSTRAADTLRVELLPGQTPEQWADQAEALRHVFRARRCQVQAEEHRFVRLHFHYRDTLTRPVHPTRLDHPGPGPAIDHDASDLHGENADRGWDDDVLDDGPAASDASATAGPLVEGLSAVPVGRREDGSPWTLPVRGTHVLVAGATGAGKGSVLWSIIRGLGPAIRAGLAELWVCDPKGGMELAFGEPLFTRFATTTGEIADLLDDAVSVMQQRTARLRGRTRLHTPTTGEPLIVLIVDEIASLTAYVTDRDVKKRIGAALPLLLSQGRAPGVVVLAAVQDPRKEVLPFRDLFPVRVALRMTEPEQADLVLGSGARDRGARAEEIPVSLPGVGYVLAEGQPEPVRVRASFIDDTEISRTVLAYRPTPALAGWTPDLSPYLDDTPDRPDGGGAGGWVPDLDPYRDGTDSGPAGWTPDLRPFQEPGGPAANGSAGWGEVA
- a CDS encoding replication initiator, whose product is MRMPLARQVVEAVAVENGVCVRPMAMRRTNLDTGETEIIPVPCGATLASKCPSCAERARRLRMAQCTAGWHLDDEPVPDPDPPTDDAKVLAGFRADLEVARRDAERDGDPAGVAEIDELIGQVDDELNALGVRGKAAPDNRDRPRRARSTRRRQDAPDLPRLPVDKRTIGRTYEAPDGTAWRPSMFLTLTCDSYGRVRSDSTPVDPGSYDYRRAARDAIHFPKLIDRFWQNLRRCVGWDVQYFAALEPQRRLAPHLHAAVRGTIPRVVLRQVAAATYQQIWWPSCDRPVYPDTALPVWDTDSGAYLDPDTGEALPTWDQALDAIGEDDEPVHVVRFGPQLRADGVTANSAHTGRMIGYLCKYLTKSLDTCHDTDSDAHRRHVERLADALRHEPCSPTCSNWLRYGVQPRNPKPGLVPGRCRGKAHRRETLGFGGRRVLVSRKWSGKTLADHRADRIAWVREQLEALGDTGNGPAAGAGPGSDPARTVCTLLRPGDPAAPRREHLLLQAVAQRRAWRAQLDAARAATPGELPATGPPAPAAAAA
- a CDS encoding helix-turn-helix transcriptional regulator, with amino-acid sequence MTQPLMGAAEIAQRLGVGRTRVNQLLKEDPTFPKPHATLAAGHIWQTADVEAWIAEHRPDLPAPQV